One part of the Vicia villosa cultivar HV-30 ecotype Madison, WI linkage group LG6, Vvil1.0, whole genome shotgun sequence genome encodes these proteins:
- the LOC131611560 gene encoding polygalacturonase inhibitor-like, whose product MFPQSLALCFLSLLLLSPFATSEQCNPQDKKALLQIKKHFNTSKTLELWDPKTDCCNWVWIQCHPTTNRVTGLVMKFDFNTPSTDIAGHIPSSVAQLPYLENLEFNSFPKLTGTINPVISNLKHLKYLVISSTGISGTIPSFLSQFQNLELLDLSRNSLTGTIPSTLSQLPKITTLRLNSNKLTGQIPNTFGSFKKPGPDIYLSTNRLSGHIPASLGQLDPQSIDLAANKLEGDASFLFGSKKRTMVIDLSRNLLSFDLSKVGVPKSLTFLHLDHNYIYGKIPQVLTKVDDLGWFNVSYNLLCGEIPQGGRVNLQRFGVLSFYHNKCLCGSPLPKCK is encoded by the coding sequence ATGTTTCCTCAATCTCTTGCCTTGTGTTTCCTCTCACTGCTGTTACTCTCTCCATTTGCAACCTCAGAGCAATGCAACCCACAAGACAAGAAGGCATTGCTGCAAATCAAGAAGCATTTCAACACCTCTAAAACTCTAGAGTTATGGGATCCAAAAACAGATTGTTGTAACTGGGTTTGGATCCAATGCCACCCCACAACCAACCGTGTCACTGGCCTCGTTATGAAATTCGACTTCAACACCCCAAGCACTGATATCGCAGGCCATATACCTTCTTCAGTTGCTCAACTCCCTTATCTCGAGAACCTCGAATTCAACAGTTTTCCCAAACTCACCGGCACAATCAACCCCGTTATCTCCAACCTCAAACATCTCAAGTATCTTGTCATTTCTTCCACTGGTATCTCAGGTACAATCCCGTCTTTCTTGAGCCAATTCCAAAACCTCGAACTTCTCGATCTATCCCGTAACAGTCTCACCGGAACCATACCAAGTACGCTTTCCCAGTTGCCTAAGATAACAACCTTACGCTTGAACAGTAACAAGCTTACCGGCCAAATTCCAAACACATTTGGTTCGTTCAAGAAACCCGGTCCAGATATCTATCTATCAACCAACCGTCTTTCTGGCCACATTCCTGCTTCATTGGGCCAACTAGATCCGCAGTCCATAGACTTAGCCGCGAACAAGCTTGAAGGCGATGCTTCTTTTCTTTTCGGGAGCAAGAAAAGGACAATGGTCATTGACCTTTCGAGGAACTTGTTGTCGTTTGATCTTTCAAAAGTGGGTGTTCCAAAGAGTTTGACATTTTTGCATCTGGATCATAATTATATTTATGGGAAGATTCCACAGGTATTGACTAAAGTGGACGATTTGGGGTGGTTTAATGTGAGTTATAATTTGTTGTGTGGTGAGATACCGCAGGGTGGGCGTGTGAATTTGCAAAGGTTCGGTGTGTTGTCTTTTTATCACAACAAGTGTTTGTGTGGGTCACCGCTTCCCAAATGCAAGTGA
- the LOC131613705 gene encoding uncharacterized protein LOC131613705 produces MIIGSLNIRGGANALKRRRIKALIKKGKAVIFMIQETKISSLKDNLARSFWSSLEVGYSFSNSTGMSGGLLTLWNTSKVEVVHSFKGGGFLGIKVVWKGHFYYVANVYSSCELANKRALWEELLRLKNIYIDGEWIIGGDFNAVKDRSERKGRSGAVNNMEMSLFTEFIDKSLLLDFPCKGKKFSWYSGDGKLMSRIDRFLVADNVVNRWGVNWQLIGERDISDHCPIWLEVGDLNWGPKPFRFNNQWFSHEAFIPFVKKEWLNLKLNGRGDFVLKEKLRLLKEKLRVWNREVFGRYYLEVEEGVSDLNVVDGRLEVDSEDLLVENLEKRKEATSRIWRNLIIKENMLLQKARLRWMTEGDTNSGFFIKS; encoded by the coding sequence ATGATTATAGGTTCCTTAAATATTAGAGGGGGCGCGAATGCGTTAAAGAGGAGAAGGATAAAAGCTTTGATTAAAAAGGGTAAGGCGGTGATTTTTATGATTCAAGAGACAAAAATTTCTTCTTTGAAGGACAATTTGGCGAGGAGTTTTTGGAGTTCTTTGGAGGTTGGTTATTCTTTTTCCAATTCGACGGGTATGTCAGGAGGTTTGTTGACTTTGTGGAATACCAGTAAAGTGGAAGTTGTTCATAGTTTTAAAGGCGGAGGCTTTTTGGGTATTAAAGTTGTTTGGAAGGGTCATTTTTATTATGTTGCTAATGTTTATTCGTCTTGTGAGTTGGCTAATAAGAGAGCGTTGTGGGAGGAGCTTTTAAGGTTGAAGAACATCTATATTGATGGGGAGTGGATCATAGGAGGAGACTTTAATGCGGTTAAAGATAGAAGTGAGAGGAAAGGAAGATCCGGGGCGGTGAACAACATGGAAATGAGCTTGTTCACGGAGTTCATTGACAAAAGCCTTTTGTTGGATTTCCCTTGCAAGGGGAAGAAATTCTCGTGGTATAGTGGTGATGGAAAATTGATGAGTAGAATTGATAGGTTCCTTGTGGCGGATAATGTAGTGAATAGATGGGGAGTGAATTGGCAATTGATTGGCGAAAGGGATATTTCCGATCATTGTCCTATATGGTTGGAAGTGGGTGACTTGAATTGGGGACCGAAACCCTTTAGATTTAATAATCAATGGTTTTCTCATGAAGCATTTATACCTTTTGTGAAGAAGGAGTGGTTGAATTTGAAACTTAATGGGAGGGGGGATTTTGTTCTTAAGGAAAAGCTTAGGCTTCTAAAGGAAAAGTTGAGAGTGTGGAATAGGGAGGTTTTCGGCCGGTATTATTTGGAGGTGGAGGAAGGGGTTAGTGATTTGAACGTTGTTGATGGAAGATTGGAGGTGGATTCCGAGGATTTGCTTGTTGAAAATTTAGAAAAAAGGAAGGAAGCGACTAGCCGGATTTGGAGGAACTTGATAATTAAAGAAAACATGCTTCTCCAAAAAGCTAGGTTGAGGTGGATGACGGAGGGTGATACTAATAGTGGTTTTTTCATAAAGTCATGA